The region GATGTGATGAGAACCTTTTTCGGGCCTGCTTTCGACCCGTGACGACAGGTAAACACCGTTGAATTTTGCTGTCCTGCTTCCCCATGCAACAACATAAAAAATTTATCTGTAGTAAATACCACAGGGATTATCAAAATGCAAAAGCGTTTTACTAAATAAACGTCCCTGGGGGCAAATACGGTTCCGCCGGACGAAACTGCCGGAAGTCCCTTTCCATGGTCCACCAGGACGCGAAGAGGGGTCCCAACCGGTTTTAGGCAGAATAAAGGGGCCCAGCCGCGACCGTACCGGCCGGCGCCTTACCCCGACAGCCCCTCCCATTCCCCGTACAACTCCTCCAGCCGGATATTCAGTGCGGCGTGGCGTTCGCCCGCCTCGGCGCCCCGCTGCGGGTCGTCGAAGAAGCCGGGGCCGTTCATCTCCACCTCCAGGCGGGCGATTTCGGCCTCGGCGCGGGCAATCTCCGACTCCACGGCGGCCAACTGTTTCTGGCGCCCCTGTTCCTCCCGCTTGCGCTGTTTTTCCTCCTCGCGACCCCTCTTGCGTTCTTCCTTGGATACCTCCGGCAGCGGCAGCGGTGCAGCTTCGGCAGGGGCGGCCGGCCGGGACGCCGCAGGGGACGCCCCGGTGGCACCGGATGCCGGGGTGGGCATCGGATCGGACCGCTCCTTCTTTTCCCGATAATACTCGTAATCGCCGAAATAGTTGACCAGCGCCCCGCCATCCACCTCCACGATGCGGGTTGCCAGGCCGTTGACGAAATAGCGGTCGTGGGAGACAAATACCACCGTGCCGTCGAAGGAGCGGAGGGCGTCCAGCAGCACCTCCTTGCTGAACAGGTCCAGATGGTTGGTGGGTTCGTCCATCAGCAGCAGGTTGGACGGGCGCAGCAGCATCTTGGCCAGGGCCAGGCGGTTGCGCTCGCCGCCGGAGAGGACGCCGACCTTCTTGTGGATGTCGTCCCCCGAAAAGAGAAAGGCCCCCAGGATGTCACGCAACCGGGGGACCATGTCGTAGGGGGCGTCGGCATAGAGTTCGTCGTAGGCGCTACGTGCGGCATCCAGAACGCTGGCCTGGTCCTGGGCGAAGTAATCCATGACAAGGTTGTGTCCCTCGATCCGCTCGCCCCCCTGGAATTCGGCACCGGCCAGGACCGACATGAGGGTGGATTTGCCGGCGCCGTTATGACCCACCAGCGCGATCCGCTCCCCCTTTTCGATGACCAGGTCCACCCGGTCGAGGACCGCATGGTCGCCGTAGGCCTTGGTGAGTCCCCGCAGCTCCATGACGGTCTTGCCGCTTTTGGGGGCGGGGGGGAAGTGAAAACGTATCCTTTTCCGCTCCGGCGGCAGCACGATCCGTTCGACCCTCTCCAACTGCTTGATGCGCGACTGCACCAGCGAGGCCTTGTTGGCCTGATAGCGGAAGCGGCGGATAAAGTCCTCGGACTTCTCGATCTCCTCGTCCTGACGGCGTTTGGC is a window of Geobacter sp. FeAm09 DNA encoding:
- a CDS encoding ABC-F family ATP-binding cassette domain-containing protein, with protein sequence MLQLMNISKDFAGNPLFTAISWHLKKGERVALVGENGAGKSTLMKIIAGLSEPTSGEIQLARGAKAAYLPQDGIATSGRTLFHEARTALSELLAMEEELHRLGRELERLPHDSADHPAALQRYGDLQEQFRHRGGYTMEAEIGTVLKGLGFSQEDWQRDCGEFSGGWQMRIALARLLLQKPDVLLLDEPTNHLDIEARNWLEEYLCSYPGSVILVSHDRFFMDRVCSRISEVWNHTITDYHCSYSNYLVQREERVTALREAKRRQDEEIEKSEDFIRRFRYQANKASLVQSRIKQLERVERIVLPPERKRIRFHFPPAPKSGKTVMELRGLTKAYGDHAVLDRVDLVIEKGERIALVGHNGAGKSTLMSVLAGAEFQGGERIEGHNLVMDYFAQDQASVLDAARSAYDELYADAPYDMVPRLRDILGAFLFSGDDIHKKVGVLSGGERNRLALAKMLLRPSNLLLMDEPTNHLDLFSKEVLLDALRSFDGTVVFVSHDRYFVNGLATRIVEVDGGALVNYFGDYEYYREKKERSDPMPTPASGATGASPAASRPAAPAEAAPLPLPEVSKEERKRGREEEKQRKREEQGRQKQLAAVESEIARAEAEIARLEVEMNGPGFFDDPQRGAEAGERHAALNIRLEELYGEWEGLSG